Proteins from a single region of Xenopus laevis strain J_2021 chromosome 9_10S, Xenopus_laevis_v10.1, whole genome shotgun sequence:
- the xkr7.S gene encoding X-linked Kx blood group related 7 S homeolog (The RefSeq protein has 2 substitutions compared to this genomic sequence) → MMFENADICMLHLLETFLKSAPQLVLQLCIMLQQGHVEPLQGISASASLLSLAWMIGSYQKVLRDSRDDKMPMSYKGAVVQVLWHLFTIAARALAFSLFASVFHLYFGIFIVTHWCLMTFWIIQRETDFCMSRWEEIIYNMVLGIIYIFCWFNVREGRTRCRMATYYIIALSENAILTALWYVHRGAVLSDFYALLIVCSVVCSFALGVFFMLIYYSLLHPNGPMFGPSNSSCVISDVAALGTEIPQGLPVQGMESLPSTLSRTTRQDRDCVVGDRDNCPPVFQVRPSVPPTPITRLPRAQGPVIRIDLPRKKYPAWDAHFIDRRLRKTILALEYSSPATPRVQYRSLSPPKEFIEYETTV, encoded by the exons ATGATGTTTGAGAATGCAGATATCTGTATGCTTCGTCTCCTGGAGACCTTCCTGAAGAGTGCCCCCCAACTGGTGCTGCAGCTCTGCATCATGCTTCAGCAGGGCCACGTGGAGCCCCTGCAGG GTATTTCAGCCTCAGCCTCCCTCCTCTCCTTGGCTTGGATGATTGGTTCCTACCAGAAGGTGCTTAGAGATTCTCGTGATGACAAGATGCCCATGTCCTACAAGGGGGCTGTGGTTCAGGTCCTGTGGCACCTCTTCACAATTGCAGCCCGTGCACTGGCCTTCTCACTTTTTGCCTCTGTCTTCCACCTCTATTTTGGCATTTTCATTGTGACTCACTGGTGTCTCATGACTTTCTGGATCATCCAAAGAGAGACAGATTTCTGTATGTCACGCTGGGAGGAAATTATCTACAACATGGTGCTGGGCATCATCTATATTTTTTGCTGGTTCAATGTGCGAGAAGGTCGGACCCGCTGTCGGATGGCAACGTATTACATCATTGCACTGTCTGAGAACGCCATTCTCACTGCCCTTTGGTATGTGCACCGTGGAGCCGTGCTGAGTGACTTCTATGCTCTGCTAATTGTGTGCTCAGTAGTTTGTAGCTTTGCTCTTGGTGTATTCTTCATGCTTATTTATTACAGTCTTTTGCATCCAAATGGCCCAATGTTTGGGCCCTCAAACAGCAGCTGTGTGATTAGTGATGTGGCTGCTTTGGGTACAGAAATCCCTCAAGGTCTCCCGGTACAGGGCATGGAGAGTCTCCCTTCCACTCTGTCTCGGACTACAGGGCAGGATAGGGATTGTGTGGTAGGGGATCGAGATAACTGTCCTCCCGTCTTCCAGGTTCGGCCTAGTGTTCCACCAACCCCTATCACTCGGCTCCCACGGGCACAGGGACCTGTTATACGTATAGATCTTCCACGCAAGAAATATCCAGCTTGGGATGCTCATTTCATTGATCGTCGACTGAGGAAAACTATTCTGGCACTGGAATATTCCTCCCCTGCCACTCCCCGTGTCCAATATCGCAGTCTAAGCCCCCCCAAGGAATTTATTGAATATGAGACCACAGTATGA